The Lutibacter profundi genome includes a region encoding these proteins:
- a CDS encoding VPS10 domain-containing protein, whose amino-acid sequence MKNLTLLILFISLTTFSQQFDINKFKDIKTRSIGPAGMSGRITAIDVVTESPNIIYVGSASGGLWKSESGGINWKPIFDKYGPMSIGSIAIQQSNPDVIWIGTGEGNPRNSLTGGYGLYKSLDAGKTWKLMGLEKTRNIHKIIIDKDNPNTVYVGAIGSPWGEHPERGVFKTTDGGKTWTKSLFVNNKTGCADLVVDPNNPNKLIAAMWEHQRKPWTFKSGGEGSGLYITYDRGENWKKLTSKDGLPEGNLGRIGVAIAPSNTKIIYALVEAKKNALYKSEDGGFKWKKINDKSSGRGSGGIGNRPFYYSDIFVDPINENRIYSVFTYVNVSEDGGKSFKQLMPAYGTSKGVHPDHHAWWIHPTNPSFMIDGNDGGLNITHDRGKNWRFIENLPIGQFYHVSVDNDFPYNVYGGMQDNGSWVGPAYVLKDQGIRNSYWQEILFGDGFDVVPDPENSRYGYGMSQQGYVARYDRKTGYTKGIRPTHPNPDVKLRFNWNAAIAINPFDKKTLYFGSQFVHKSTDKGYTWEIISPDLTTNNKEFQKQFDSGGLTMDATGAENHCTILAIEPSILDENLIWVGTDDGNVQLTKNGGKTWENVTNNIKGLPKGSWVPQIRASKFNKGEAYVIVNNYRLFDFKPYLFKTTDFGKTWENILKEKPETFGYTLAISQDIEEENLLFLGTEYGLYISIDEGKTWTKWTNNFPEVSTMDLAIQPREQDLVIGTFGRAIYILDDIRPFRAMAKEGKSIIDKTLHVFTPPTAFITQNQQPSGTRFGANAIFNGDNRPKGAMITYVLNKPEIKKNSTKKKKSSKTTEVKLEKPSVKFDSIFFEVYNAKNKLIRSIKMKAPKKNGLHRIYWGLKEKGERMPSREKVKKNAPEPRGITVLPGTYTIKLHAGNETVSETVNVKYDPRVKITSEVLNAKYNLLKQLENKIGIASVATQRLLTSKEIVEDYKKRIKTQDKIKNKKELLKSQDEILKKIDNLLDDMLGKKDERQGITATEFPSTISYLFLARRYVSSLLQKPGKTEITLVKNADAKVSVVISKINKFYKTNWAAYKKMIKELNLSPFKELEDLKY is encoded by the coding sequence ATGAAAAATTTAACTTTACTTATTCTTTTTATTTCATTAACTACATTTTCTCAACAATTTGATATAAATAAATTTAAAGATATTAAAACTAGATCCATTGGTCCAGCTGGTATGAGCGGTAGAATTACAGCTATTGATGTGGTTACTGAAAGTCCTAATATTATTTATGTGGGCTCTGCCTCAGGTGGATTGTGGAAATCTGAAAGTGGTGGTATTAACTGGAAACCTATTTTTGATAAATACGGCCCAATGTCTATAGGTTCAATTGCAATTCAACAAAGTAACCCCGATGTTATTTGGATTGGAACTGGAGAAGGAAATCCAAGAAATAGCCTAACTGGTGGATATGGTTTGTACAAAAGTTTAGACGCAGGTAAAACTTGGAAATTAATGGGCTTAGAAAAAACACGAAATATTCATAAAATAATAATTGATAAGGATAATCCCAATACTGTTTATGTTGGAGCTATAGGTTCTCCTTGGGGAGAGCACCCCGAACGTGGTGTTTTTAAAACAACTGACGGTGGTAAAACTTGGACAAAATCGTTGTTTGTTAATAATAAAACTGGTTGTGCTGATTTGGTAGTAGACCCTAACAATCCCAATAAACTAATTGCTGCAATGTGGGAACACCAGCGTAAACCTTGGACTTTTAAATCTGGAGGTGAAGGTTCTGGTCTATACATAACTTATGATCGTGGCGAAAACTGGAAAAAATTAACAAGTAAAGATGGTTTACCTGAAGGAAATTTAGGTAGAATTGGTGTTGCAATTGCTCCAAGTAATACCAAAATTATTTATGCCTTAGTTGAAGCTAAAAAAAATGCACTATACAAATCTGAAGATGGTGGTTTTAAATGGAAAAAAATAAATGATAAATCTAGTGGAAGAGGCTCTGGAGGAATTGGAAACAGGCCTTTTTACTATTCTGATATTTTTGTTGACCCTATTAATGAAAACAGAATTTATTCTGTTTTTACTTATGTGAATGTTAGTGAAGACGGTGGTAAATCATTCAAACAATTAATGCCAGCTTACGGCACTTCAAAAGGTGTACATCCCGATCATCATGCTTGGTGGATACACCCAACAAACCCAAGTTTTATGATAGATGGAAATGATGGTGGTTTAAATATTACCCATGATAGAGGTAAAAATTGGCGTTTTATTGAAAATTTACCTATTGGTCAATTTTATCATGTTAGTGTTGATAATGATTTCCCTTACAATGTGTATGGAGGTATGCAAGATAATGGATCTTGGGTTGGCCCTGCTTATGTTTTAAAAGATCAAGGTATTCGAAATTCATATTGGCAAGAAATATTATTTGGAGATGGATTTGATGTAGTTCCTGACCCAGAAAATTCGAGATATGGATATGGAATGTCTCAACAAGGTTACGTTGCTAGATATGACAGAAAAACAGGTTACACCAAAGGAATTAGACCTACACATCCAAATCCAGATGTAAAACTTCGTTTTAATTGGAATGCGGCAATTGCAATAAATCCTTTTGATAAAAAAACACTTTATTTTGGCAGTCAATTTGTACATAAATCAACCGATAAAGGTTACACTTGGGAAATAATTTCTCCAGATTTAACCACGAATAATAAAGAGTTCCAAAAACAATTTGATAGTGGCGGATTAACAATGGATGCTACAGGGGCTGAAAATCATTGTACTATTTTGGCTATTGAACCAAGTATTTTAGATGAAAATCTTATTTGGGTGGGTACTGATGATGGAAATGTTCAACTCACAAAAAATGGAGGTAAAACTTGGGAAAATGTAACCAATAACATTAAAGGTTTACCTAAAGGAAGTTGGGTTCCTCAAATTAGAGCTTCAAAATTTAATAAAGGAGAGGCTTATGTAATTGTAAATAATTACAGACTATTTGATTTTAAACCTTATTTATTTAAGACAACCGACTTTGGTAAAACATGGGAAAACATACTGAAAGAAAAACCTGAAACATTTGGATATACACTTGCAATTTCACAAGATATTGAAGAAGAAAATTTATTATTTTTAGGTACTGAATATGGCTTATACATAAGCATTGATGAGGGTAAAACTTGGACAAAATGGACTAATAACTTCCCTGAAGTTTCAACAATGGATTTGGCAATTCAACCACGCGAACAAGATTTAGTAATTGGAACTTTTGGAAGGGCTATCTATATTTTAGATGATATTAGACCTTTTAGAGCAATGGCAAAAGAAGGTAAATCTATAATTGACAAGACATTACATGTATTCACTCCACCTACCGCTTTTATAACACAAAATCAGCAACCTTCTGGCACACGTTTTGGCGCAAATGCAATTTTTAATGGAGATAATAGACCTAAAGGAGCTATGATAACCTATGTTTTGAACAAACCAGAAATTAAAAAAAATTCAACAAAAAAGAAAAAGAGTTCAAAAACAACAGAAGTGAAATTAGAAAAACCATCTGTAAAATTTGATTCTATTTTCTTTGAAGTTTATAATGCTAAAAATAAACTTATACGAAGTATTAAAATGAAAGCTCCTAAGAAAAATGGCTTACACAGAATATATTGGGGATTAAAAGAAAAGGGGGAAAGGATGCCTTCAAGAGAAAAAGTTAAAAAGAATGCTCCTGAACCACGTGGAATAACCGTTTTACCAGGCACTTACACTATAAAACTTCATGCAGGGAATGAAACTGTTAGTGAAACAGTTAATGTGAAGTACGACCCTAGAGTGAAAATAACTTCTGAAGTTCTAAATGCCAAATATAATTTATTAAAACAATTAGAGAACAAAATTGGTATTGCCAGTGTAGCTACGCAACGTTTATTAACATCAAAAGAAATTGTTGAAGATTACAAAAAGCGAATTAAAACTCAAGATAAAATTAAAAATAAAAAAGAACTTTTAAAATCTCAAGATGAGATTCTAAAAAAAATAGATAATCTTTTAGATGATATGTTAGGAAAAAAAGATGAACGACAAGGTATTACCGCTACTGAATTCCCAAGTACAATATCTTATTTGTTTTTAGCAAGAAGATACGTTAGCTCATTACTTCAAAAACCTGGAAAAACTGAAATTACTTTAGTTAAAAATGCAGATGCTAAAGTAAGTGTTGTTATTTCTAAAATAAATAAATTTTATAAAACTAACTGGGCTGCTTATAAAAAAATGATTAAAGAATTAAACCTGTCTCCTTTTAAAGAGTTGGAAGACCTCAAGTATTAA
- a CDS encoding succinate dehydrogenase/fumarate reductase iron-sulfur subunit: MKLTLKIWRQENAKTKGKLVTYKLSDLSSDMSFLEMLDVLNEQLAVKGEPAVEFDHDCREGICGQCSLVINGQAHGPESHYTTCQTHLRSFKDGDTLIIEPFRANSFPVIRDLKVDRSSMDKIIQAGGYISSFTGMAPEANAIPIHHDIAESAFDSAACIGCGACVATCKNSSAALFVSAKVAHLAKLPQGKIERSERVLWMVNAHDEEGFGSCTNTGACAMVCPQEVQLLDIARMNYEYNRAKCISK, from the coding sequence ATGAAACTGACACTTAAAATATGGCGTCAAGAAAATGCCAAAACCAAAGGAAAATTAGTAACCTACAAATTATCAGATTTAAGTTCTGATATGTCTTTTTTAGAAATGTTAGACGTACTCAATGAGCAACTAGCTGTTAAAGGAGAGCCTGCTGTAGAATTTGACCATGATTGTAGAGAAGGAATTTGTGGGCAATGTTCATTAGTAATTAATGGACAGGCACATGGTCCTGAATCTCATTATACAACTTGCCAAACACATTTGCGTTCTTTCAAAGATGGTGACACCTTAATTATTGAGCCTTTTAGAGCTAATTCTTTTCCTGTTATTAGAGATTTAAAAGTTGATAGAAGCTCTATGGATAAAATTATTCAAGCTGGTGGGTATATTTCATCTTTTACTGGTATGGCTCCTGAAGCAAATGCGATTCCAATTCACCATGATATTGCCGAAAGCGCATTTGATAGTGCTGCTTGCATAGGGTGTGGAGCTTGTGTGGCAACATGTAAAAATTCTTCTGCTGCATTATTTGTGTCAGCTAAAGTAGCTCATCTAGCCAAACTGCCTCAAGGTAAAATAGAACGTAGCGAACGTGTTTTGTGGATGGTGAATGCTCATGATGAAGAAGGTTTTGGTAGTTGTACAAACACCGGAGCTTGTGCCATGGTTTGTCCACAAGAAGTTCAATTACTAGATATTGCTAGAATGAATTATGAATACAATAGAGCTAAATGTATTAGCAAATAG
- a CDS encoding fumarate reductase/succinate dehydrogenase flavoprotein subunit has translation MALNAKIPEGPLKDKWQNYLAKTHIVNPANRKKLDIIVVGGGLSGGGAAASLAELGYNVKVFFFQDSARRSHSVAAQGGVNAAKNYKNDGDNVYRMFYDTIKGGDFRSREANVYRMAEVSANLIDHMVAQGVPFGREYSGYLSNRSFGGVQVSRTFYARGQTGQQLLMATYQAMMKQVKIGKLQQYKRHEILDLVVIDGKARGIIARNLDTGEIERYAAHAIVFGTGGFGKIFYLSTLAMNSNGSANWRAHKKGAYFANPSWTQIHPTALPQSGEHQSKLTLMSESLRNDGRIWVPKNKDDNRKPGDIPEEDRDYYLERRYPAFGNLVPRDVASRAAKERMDAGHGVGPLKNAVYLDFKTAIEKLGKETIKERYGNLFTMYEKITAINAYNEPMKISPAAHFSMGGLWVDYELQTTIPGLFAVGEANFADHGANRLGANSLLQASVDGNFILPNTISNYLANEIRTGKISTDTPEFEEAEKGVKEQVKKLLNIKGTMPVDQIHRRLGKIMFKEVAMSRNEKGLIWAIDEIKKLRKEFWENAAIPGNENGPNSELEKAGRLADYLEIAELMAVDALERKESCGAHFREDFQTPEGEAMRDDENYMFSSAWEWQEGEKWKLHKEPLEFTEVTPTVRSYK, from the coding sequence ATGGCTCTTAATGCAAAAATTCCTGAAGGTCCTTTAAAAGATAAATGGCAAAATTACCTTGCTAAAACACATATTGTAAACCCGGCAAATCGTAAAAAATTAGATATCATTGTAGTCGGTGGAGGTTTGTCTGGAGGCGGAGCTGCCGCTTCATTAGCAGAATTAGGATACAACGTAAAGGTATTCTTTTTCCAAGATTCAGCTAGGCGCTCACATTCTGTTGCAGCTCAAGGAGGTGTAAACGCGGCAAAAAATTATAAAAATGATGGTGATAATGTATATAGAATGTTTTACGACACCATTAAAGGCGGTGATTTTAGATCACGTGAAGCCAATGTTTATAGAATGGCTGAAGTTTCTGCAAATTTAATTGACCATATGGTTGCCCAAGGTGTTCCGTTTGGGCGTGAGTATAGCGGATACTTAAGCAATCGTTCTTTTGGTGGTGTACAAGTTTCTCGTACTTTCTATGCCCGTGGTCAAACTGGTCAACAACTATTGATGGCTACCTACCAAGCTATGATGAAACAGGTTAAAATTGGAAAACTACAACAGTATAAACGTCATGAAATTTTAGACCTTGTTGTTATTGATGGGAAGGCAAGAGGTATTATTGCTCGTAATTTAGATACAGGAGAAATTGAACGTTATGCAGCCCACGCTATTGTTTTTGGAACGGGTGGCTTTGGTAAAATATTCTATTTGTCCACTTTAGCGATGAACTCTAACGGATCTGCAAACTGGCGTGCTCATAAAAAAGGAGCCTACTTTGCAAACCCTTCTTGGACACAAATTCATCCTACAGCTTTGCCTCAATCTGGAGAACATCAATCTAAATTAACGTTAATGTCAGAATCTCTCAGAAATGATGGCCGTATCTGGGTACCTAAAAATAAAGATGACAACAGAAAGCCTGGAGATATTCCTGAAGAAGATAGAGATTACTACCTAGAAAGAAGATACCCAGCATTTGGTAATTTGGTTCCTAGAGATGTTGCCTCAAGAGCCGCTAAAGAAAGAATGGATGCTGGCCATGGTGTTGGCCCTTTAAAAAATGCTGTATATCTTGATTTTAAAACTGCCATTGAAAAATTAGGTAAGGAGACCATTAAAGAAAGGTATGGAAACCTTTTTACAATGTATGAGAAAATTACTGCTATAAACGCTTATAATGAACCTATGAAAATATCACCTGCCGCTCATTTCTCTATGGGAGGTTTATGGGTTGATTATGAACTTCAAACTACAATTCCCGGGTTATTTGCTGTAGGTGAAGCAAATTTTGCTGATCACGGAGCAAATCGTTTAGGTGCAAATTCTCTTTTACAAGCGTCTGTTGACGGTAATTTTATTTTGCCTAATACCATTTCTAATTATTTAGCTAATGAAATTAGAACTGGAAAAATTTCAACAGACACACCTGAATTTGAAGAGGCTGAAAAAGGGGTAAAAGAACAAGTTAAGAAATTATTGAATATCAAAGGAACCATGCCTGTTGACCAAATTCATAGACGATTGGGTAAAATTATGTTTAAAGAAGTAGCTATGTCACGAAATGAAAAAGGTTTAATTTGGGCTATTGACGAAATAAAAAAACTACGTAAAGAATTTTGGGAAAATGCTGCAATACCCGGTAATGAAAATGGTCCGAATTCTGAATTAGAAAAAGCTGGTCGTTTGGCTGATTATTTAGAGATAGCTGAATTAATGGCAGTAGATGCTCTAGAAAGAAAAGAAAGTTGTGGAGCTCATTTTAGAGAAGATTTTCAAACTCCGGAAGGTGAAGCTATGCGTGATGATGAAAATTATATGTTTTCTTCTGCTTGGGAATGGCAAGAAGGAGAAAAATGGAAGCTGCATAAAGAACCATTAGAATTTACAGAAGTTACACCAACAGTACGGTCATATAAATAA
- a CDS encoding succinate dehydrogenase cytochrome b subunit: MAIKKGLFKTSVGRKNLMAVTGLFIIFFLIIHLVGNLILIIPNSFFPIEFWGGVANTHDMYNAYSHFLVHFWPVTLVAWVLYVAIITHIIDATLITINNWRSRGDKYIVTDNSTSTWYSRNMGILGTIIGVFLVIHMAQFWLQYKVLKVEHDLYELVIVTLKTWWFVLIYEIGIIALGFHLVHGIESAHRSLGIYPKKLMNVIKYVALCFSLVMAILYAIIPIIIYFK; encoded by the coding sequence ATGGCAATAAAAAAAGGACTATTCAAAACGTCGGTTGGTCGCAAAAACCTAATGGCTGTAACCGGACTATTTATCATCTTTTTCCTTATAATTCACCTTGTAGGAAATCTTATACTCATAATACCTAATTCATTTTTCCCAATTGAATTTTGGGGAGGTGTTGCTAATACGCATGACATGTATAATGCCTATTCACACTTTTTAGTGCATTTTTGGCCAGTAACATTAGTTGCATGGGTTTTATATGTAGCAATTATTACACATATAATTGATGCTACCTTAATCACTATTAATAATTGGAGAAGCAGAGGAGACAAATACATAGTCACAGATAACTCTACAAGTACTTGGTATTCTAGAAATATGGGTATTTTAGGGACAATAATAGGTGTGTTTTTAGTTATTCATATGGCTCAATTTTGGTTGCAATACAAAGTTTTAAAAGTAGAGCATGATTTATATGAATTAGTTATTGTCACTCTTAAAACTTGGTGGTTTGTACTCATCTATGAGATAGGAATTATAGCATTGGGTTTTCACTTAGTTCACGGTATTGAAAGTGCACATCGTTCTTTAGGAATATATCCTAAAAAATTAATGAATGTTATCAAATATGTAGCACTGTGTTTTAGTTTAGTTATGGCAATATTATATGCTATCATTCCAATCATTATTTACTTCAAATAA
- a CDS encoding succinate dehydrogenase cytochrome b subunit, with protein sequence MSGILSSSIARKVAMALSALFLIIFLLIHLSVNLTSLFSKDAFNEASHFMGTNPLIQFVMQPILIFGVVFHFVMGFVLELKNREARNVKYVKNNGAANATWMSRNMIYSGLAILAFLVLHFIDFWIPEINHKYIEVLPENPTRYFVELQHKFSEPWRVGAYVIAFVLLALHLLHGFQSAFQSMGFNNKYTKCVKTLGKIYAIVIPLGFITVALYNYFSQLNH encoded by the coding sequence ATGAGCGGAATTTTATCTTCATCAATAGCAAGGAAAGTAGCCATGGCGCTGTCAGCACTTTTCCTTATTATTTTCTTACTTATTCACTTATCAGTTAACTTAACATCCTTATTTAGTAAAGATGCTTTTAATGAGGCATCTCATTTTATGGGTACAAACCCACTAATACAGTTTGTAATGCAACCAATATTAATTTTTGGAGTTGTATTTCATTTTGTAATGGGTTTTGTTTTAGAGTTAAAAAACAGAGAGGCAAGAAATGTAAAATATGTTAAAAATAATGGAGCAGCTAACGCAACTTGGATGTCAAGAAATATGATATATAGTGGCTTGGCTATTTTAGCATTTCTAGTATTACATTTTATTGATTTTTGGATACCGGAAATCAATCATAAATATATAGAAGTTTTGCCAGAAAACCCTACAAGATACTTTGTAGAATTACAGCATAAATTTTCAGAACCATGGAGAGTAGGGGCTTATGTAATTGCATTTGTGTTATTAGCGTTGCATTTATTACACGGATTCCAATCTGCATTTCAATCTATGGGGTTTAACAATAAATACACAAAATGTGTAAAAACTTTAGGTAAAATTTATGCCATTGTTATTCCTTTAGGGTTTATTACTGTAGCGCTTTATAATTATTTTAGTCAATTAAACCATTAA
- a CDS encoding fumarate reductase/succinate dehydrogenase flavoprotein subunit, whose translation MTTLNSRVPEGPIKDKWTLYKDKINLVNPANKRNIDIIVIGTGLAGGSAAATLAELGYSVKAFAYQDSPRRAHSIAAQGGINASKNYMGDGDSNYRLFYDTVKGGDYRSREANVYRLAEVSGNIIDQCVAQGVPFARDYGGLLDNRSFGGVLVSRTFYAKGQTGQQLLLGAYAAMNRQIARGKIEMFNRHEMLDIVKIDGKARGIIARDLISGKIERHSAHAVVIATGGYGNVYYLSTNAMGSNATAAWKIHKKGAYFANPCFTQIHPTCIPRSGDYQSKLTLMSESLRNDGRIWVPAKIEDAKAIQQGKLKPTEIAEEDRDYYLERRYPAFGNLVPRDVASRAAKERCDAGYGVNATGEAVYLDFKAAIHRYGREQAKIHGISNPSEEKIIELGEGIIEAKYGNLFQMYEKIIDENPYKTPMMIYPATHYTMGGVWVDYNLMTTVPGLYCIGEANFSDHGANRLGASALMQGLADGYFVLPYTIGDYLSDDIRTGKIATDTKEFDEVEKEVKDRLEFFINNKGTHSVDYFHKKLGLVMWNKVGMARNEKHLKEAIQEIQEIREDFWKNVKVPGSLNEFNQELEKAGRVADFLELGELFAKDALEREESCGGHFREEHVTEDGEAKRDDKNYAYVAAWEYTGKPSEAILHKEQLEFKDIELKTRSYK comes from the coding sequence ATGACGACTTTAAATTCAAGAGTACCAGAAGGTCCAATAAAAGATAAATGGACACTATATAAAGATAAAATTAATTTAGTAAACCCAGCTAATAAACGCAATATAGATATTATTGTAATTGGAACAGGTTTAGCCGGAGGATCGGCTGCAGCTACGTTGGCAGAATTAGGATACAGTGTAAAAGCATTTGCTTATCAAGATTCTCCACGTAGAGCACATTCAATTGCTGCCCAAGGAGGAATTAATGCCTCAAAAAATTATATGGGAGATGGAGATTCTAACTATCGATTATTTTATGATACGGTAAAAGGAGGGGATTATCGTTCTCGTGAAGCAAATGTATATCGTTTGGCAGAGGTTTCAGGGAATATTATTGACCAATGTGTAGCGCAAGGAGTTCCTTTTGCTCGTGATTATGGTGGGTTATTAGATAATCGTTCATTTGGTGGTGTATTAGTATCACGTACATTTTACGCAAAAGGGCAAACAGGTCAACAATTACTTTTAGGTGCGTATGCAGCTATGAATAGACAAATTGCACGTGGAAAAATAGAAATGTTTAACCGTCACGAAATGTTAGACATTGTAAAAATAGATGGAAAAGCAAGAGGTATTATTGCTCGGGATTTAATATCAGGAAAAATTGAGCGTCATTCTGCACATGCTGTTGTTATTGCTACGGGTGGTTACGGAAATGTTTATTATTTATCTACCAATGCCATGGGTTCAAATGCTACCGCAGCATGGAAAATTCATAAAAAAGGAGCTTATTTTGCAAATCCTTGTTTCACGCAAATTCATCCTACATGTATCCCACGATCGGGAGACTATCAATCTAAACTTACGTTAATGTCAGAATCATTACGTAATGATGGTAGAATTTGGGTTCCTGCAAAAATTGAAGATGCAAAAGCAATTCAACAAGGGAAACTAAAACCTACTGAAATAGCAGAAGAAGATAGAGATTACTACCTAGAAAGAAGGTACCCAGCATTTGGTAATTTGGTACCTCGTGATGTGGCATCAAGAGCAGCAAAAGAACGTTGTGATGCAGGTTACGGAGTGAATGCAACAGGAGAGGCTGTATATTTAGATTTTAAAGCAGCTATTCATCGTTATGGAAGAGAGCAAGCTAAAATTCACGGAATATCAAATCCTTCAGAAGAAAAAATAATTGAATTGGGAGAAGGAATTATTGAAGCCAAATATGGGAATTTATTTCAAATGTATGAGAAAATTATTGATGAAAACCCATACAAAACGCCTATGATGATTTATCCAGCAACTCACTATACAATGGGTGGTGTTTGGGTTGATTATAATTTAATGACTACAGTTCCTGGGTTGTACTGTATTGGAGAAGCAAATTTCTCAGACCATGGCGCAAATAGGCTAGGAGCTTCAGCTTTAATGCAAGGACTTGCCGATGGTTATTTTGTGTTGCCTTATACAATAGGTGATTATTTGTCGGATGATATACGAACAGGAAAAATAGCAACCGATACTAAAGAATTTGATGAAGTAGAGAAAGAAGTGAAAGACCGTTTAGAATTTTTCATCAATAATAAAGGAACACATTCTGTAGATTATTTTCATAAAAAGCTAGGGTTGGTAATGTGGAATAAAGTTGGAATGGCACGTAATGAAAAGCATTTAAAAGAAGCAATTCAAGAAATTCAAGAAATTCGTGAAGATTTCTGGAAAAATGTAAAAGTTCCTGGAAGTTTAAATGAATTTAATCAAGAACTTGAAAAAGCGGGAAGAGTAGCTGATTTTTTAGAACTGGGTGAATTATTTGCGAAAGATGCTTTAGAGCGTGAAGAATCTTGTGGAGGTCATTTTAGAGAAGAACACGTAACTGAAGATGGTGAAGCCAAACGTGACGATAAAAATTATGCGTATGTTGCAGCTTGGGAATATACAGGGAAACCAAGTGAAGCTATTTTACATAAAGAACAATTAGAATTTAAAGATATTGAGTTGAAAACTCGTTCATATAAATAA
- a CDS encoding succinate dehydrogenase/fumarate reductase iron-sulfur subunit, whose protein sequence is MDLTLKIWRQKGPQDKGQMVEYKVTDISEHMSFLEMMDVLNESLVAKNEEPIAFDHDCREGICGMCSLYINGEAHGPDRGITTCQLHMRMFKNGDTIYIEPFRAKAFPVIKDLVVDRMAFERIQQAGGFISVNTSGNTQDANAIPISKHNADLSMDAAACIGCGACVASCKNSSAMLFVSAKVSQFALLPQGKIEAADRVRNMVSQMDLEGFGNCTNTGACEVECPKGISLENIARMNREYLKASII, encoded by the coding sequence ATGGATTTAACGTTAAAAATTTGGAGACAAAAAGGACCTCAAGATAAAGGTCAAATGGTCGAATATAAAGTAACAGATATTTCAGAACATATGTCATTTTTAGAAATGATGGATGTGTTAAATGAAAGTTTAGTCGCAAAAAATGAAGAGCCTATTGCTTTTGACCATGATTGCAGAGAGGGAATATGTGGAATGTGTTCCTTGTATATTAATGGGGAAGCCCATGGACCAGATAGGGGAATTACTACCTGTCAGTTACATATGCGTATGTTTAAAAACGGTGATACAATTTATATAGAACCATTTAGAGCAAAAGCATTTCCTGTTATTAAAGATTTAGTTGTTGACCGTATGGCTTTTGAGCGTATTCAACAAGCAGGTGGTTTTATTTCTGTAAATACTTCAGGAAATACACAAGATGCGAATGCAATTCCTATTTCTAAGCACAATGCAGATTTATCTATGGATGCTGCGGCTTGTATTGGATGTGGAGCTTGTGTAGCAAGTTGTAAAAACTCGAGTGCTATGTTATTTGTTTCGGCTAAAGTTTCACAATTTGCTTTGTTACCACAAGGTAAAATTGAAGCAGCTGACAGAGTGAGAAATATGGTATCTCAAATGGATTTGGAAGGTTTTGGAAACTGTACAAATACAGGTGCTTGTGAAGTTGAATGTCCGAAGGGAATTTCTTTAGAAAATATTGCACGTATGAACCGTGAATATTTAAAAGCTAGTATTATTTAA
- a CDS encoding DUF2975 domain-containing protein: protein MRKIHILKAIVDFVWIVSIPIIPFAIVAIPLIFFMDDLGDFDIKINGVLLTSNSILSKVLIVVSITAFLLTFYSLYLFRKVLAYFLRLKIFDNTVISSFNKIGNLLVISGILSLAVSFIFTLYFKHKIIFEVGYDSKILIICFGLFFMILSEVFKISKGMKEENDLTI, encoded by the coding sequence ATGAGAAAAATACATATTTTAAAGGCAATTGTAGATTTTGTTTGGATAGTCTCCATTCCAATAATTCCATTTGCAATTGTAGCCATACCACTTATTTTTTTTATGGATGATTTAGGAGATTTTGATATTAAAATAAATGGTGTGCTATTAACTTCAAATTCAATTTTATCAAAAGTGTTGATAGTTGTTTCAATAACAGCATTTTTACTAACTTTTTACAGTTTATACCTTTTTAGAAAAGTATTGGCCTATTTTTTAAGGTTAAAAATATTTGATAATACTGTTATTTCTTCATTTAATAAAATAGGAAATTTACTGGTGATTTCAGGAATATTGTCTTTAGCCGTTTCATTCATCTTCACATTATATTTTAAACACAAAATTATTTTTGAAGTAGGGTACGATTCAAAAATATTAATAATTTGCTTTGGATTATTTTTTATGATTTTAAGTGAAGTGTTCAAAATATCTAAAGGAATGAAAGAAGAAAATGATTTAACAATTTAA
- a CDS encoding helix-turn-helix domain-containing protein, with product MAIIVNLDVMLATRKMRSLELATKIGITPANLSILKSGKAKAIRFSTLEAICKELDCQPADILEYVPNK from the coding sequence ATGGCTATTATTGTGAATTTAGATGTGATGCTTGCTACTCGTAAAATGAGGAGTTTAGAGTTGGCTACTAAAATAGGAATTACTCCTGCGAATCTTTCTATTTTAAAATCTGGAAAAGCGAAGGCAATTCGTTTTTCCACACTGGAAGCAATATGTAAAGAGCTAGATTGCCAACCTGCAGATATTTTAGAGTATGTACCAAATAAATAA